In Nitrosophilus alvini, the following are encoded in one genomic region:
- the rpsU gene encoding 30S ribosomal protein S21 produces the protein MPGILVKPHQSFEEAYRLFKKQVDRNLIVTEARARRFYEKPTERRKKEKIAARKKMLKRLYMLRRYESRL, from the coding sequence ATGCCTGGCATCCTCGTTAAGCCACATCAGTCGTTTGAGGAAGCATACAGACTCTTTAAAAAACAGGTCGACAGAAACTTGATAGTTACTGAGGCCAGAGCAAGAAGGTTCTACGAAAAACCTACTGAGCGAAGAAAAAAAGAGAAAATTGCTGCTCGCAAAAAAATGCTCAAACGACTATATATGCTCAGACGAT